A genomic segment from Hoeflea sp. IMCC20628 encodes:
- a CDS encoding tyrosine-type recombinase/integrase, translating into MAQIIDQTADIQPDQNSAPQDSTAAGNSVAAPESPVGQQASLPSPVEGLDAGTGSGADLPAHPSHLAHIVSLTERARGYVEAASSANTRKAYAADWKHFSAWCRRSGLAALPANPQTVGLYITACATAVVSGSDFVTAVGRRVPGSSGRGTKPNSVATIERRLSALSWNYLQRGQILDRKDRHIATVMAGIRNSHAKPPVQKEAVMAEDIIAMLETIDRSSLRGLRDRAMLLIGYAGGLRRSEIVGLDLKPEQTEDGRGWIEIFDKGMLITLRGKTGWREVEIGRGSSDTTCPVVAVQTWIRFAKLAHGPLFRRVTGRGKEVGADRLNDKQIARLVKRTVEAAGIRGDLGEVERVLKFSGHSLRAGLASSAEVDERYVQKQLGHASAEMTRRYQRRRDRFRVNLSKAAGL; encoded by the coding sequence ATGGCCCAAATCATCGACCAAACTGCCGATATTCAACCCGATCAAAACTCCGCACCGCAGGACAGCACGGCTGCCGGCAACAGTGTTGCGGCGCCCGAGTCTCCGGTCGGTCAACAGGCGAGCCTGCCCTCCCCTGTTGAGGGCCTCGATGCCGGTACTGGTTCGGGCGCCGATCTGCCGGCCCATCCTTCGCACCTTGCACACATCGTGTCTCTCACCGAGCGCGCGCGCGGGTATGTCGAAGCCGCCAGTTCTGCCAACACCCGCAAGGCCTACGCCGCCGACTGGAAGCATTTTTCCGCCTGGTGCCGCCGCTCAGGACTGGCCGCCCTCCCCGCCAATCCACAAACTGTCGGGCTGTACATCACCGCCTGTGCCACTGCCGTTGTCAGTGGCAGTGACTTCGTCACTGCCGTTGGCAGGCGGGTGCCGGGCAGTTCCGGGCGAGGCACAAAGCCCAACTCGGTGGCAACGATTGAGCGGCGTCTCTCGGCCTTGTCGTGGAATTATTTGCAGCGCGGACAAATTCTTGATCGCAAGGACCGGCATATCGCAACGGTGATGGCCGGTATCCGCAACAGCCATGCCAAGCCGCCAGTCCAGAAGGAAGCGGTCATGGCGGAAGATATCATCGCCATGCTGGAGACAATCGATCGCAGCAGCCTGCGCGGCCTGCGTGATCGCGCCATGTTGTTGATCGGCTATGCCGGCGGTTTGCGGCGATCCGAAATTGTCGGTCTCGACCTCAAGCCTGAACAAACTGAAGATGGCCGCGGATGGATCGAAATTTTTGACAAGGGTATGCTGATCACACTGCGCGGAAAAACCGGCTGGCGCGAAGTTGAAATCGGCCGCGGTTCATCTGACACCACCTGCCCTGTTGTCGCTGTGCAGACCTGGATCAGGTTTGCGAAACTTGCCCATGGTCCGCTGTTCCGCCGGGTCACCGGCCGCGGCAAGGAGGTCGGCGCCGACCGGCTCAACGACAAGCAGATCGCCCGGCTGGTCAAGCGCACAGTAGAGGCTGCTGGAATCCGCGGCGATCTGGGTGAAGTCGAACGGGTGTTGAAATTCTCCGGCCATTCGCTCCGCGCCGGCCTGGCCTCCTCCGCCGAAGTCGACGAGAGATATGTGCAAAAGCAGCTCGGCCACGCCTCAGCGGAAATGACCCGGCGGTATCAGCGGCGAAGGGATCGGTTCAGGGTGAATTTGAGCAAAGCGGCCGGATTGTAG